Proteins encoded together in one Penicillium digitatum chromosome 1, complete sequence window:
- a CDS encoding C6 transcription factor (Mut3), putative, with product MATTTSPVSGENEEDPAPMNFKYSHDGDHHSPTHDISSTTDPKSLPAQKRRRVGRACDECRRKKIKCDGKQPCTHCTVYSYECSYDQPSNRRRNPAPQYVEALENRLQKAEALLRVVLPNVDLDDPQLDVHATEQKFTAAQKPNQATEDAKPSSVQETAQEGADEGLLETMVDNSGCLDRDDQGYWDYHGHTSGVLFVRRLRKQLGAADISSPMARSRPSITAHMLDSPKSMSESPQDTTLPPTHDLPPREVARRLCHNAIDHACSLMKFVHIPSFFASLERIYDTPPEQFTNQENAFLPLLYIVIAVGCLFSDNESGQGTLDLSGYEGAIGQGFQFFKAGRQLLEITDCRDLVSLQAICFMALFLQSSAKLSTCYSYVGIALRSALRLGLHRSVAADFNPLERELRKRIFWVIRKMDIYVSTLLGLPQMLSDDDIDQEYPMEVDGDYITTEGITQPPSNYTPLMAGCNAHTRLSNIILKVVKYIYPVKHARYRSKSDQRYMVSHSKIREIERDLQNWMEELPPALRPGTEVSPQLERVRQLLRISYAHVQMVMYRPFLHYVSGGSQARGVDKRSYACAAACVSVSRNIVHITTGMQKRGLLNGSFWFTMYTTYFAILSLIFFVLENPDSPTAKDGVLKDAMEGKNTLAGLAKKSLAADRCSQSLNCLFKTLPEMLKNRQSSKTPVNLKRPAPSNTAEPEAKPSFDKKLPLRSSTFPVQMMSQTAVYDDQNRRQRSLDNIQPVGNRSTDVNHQSTWVSNTPELLTETMTTPEHVSSSSMTPSMPTQEPSSLAWAQQFTNPSNLPDLMPMMFPSDDPFAYPTQPMSTLEDDHFRHDRTGMPSQYSFDSAPAMGPATPGDPSSAAVSTPTFDFTNKPNYPITNTPTIKSSVPSHLRPSHSRSSSRVHSPISQSHTPSDVISSPDLVSIPNLNFIWQGYNFQLNNPSDIGTESAPQHPELHGPNGLPDFGVGMDGNLGMNMDLGISFDDLFGNNAAYRPTNGASAEDWAQWMNANSA from the exons ATGGCGACTACGACGAGCCCTGTTTCTGGCGAGAATGAAGAGGATCCCGCGCCCATGAACTTCAAGTATTCGCATGATGGCGATCATCACAGTCCTACCCATGACATTTCCTCCACCACAGATCCCAAATCATTACCTGCGCAGAAGAGGCGACGGGTCGGCCGCGCTTGCGACGAGTGTcgcagaaaaaaaattaagtgCGATGGCAAACAGCCATGCACTCATTGCACAGTCTATAGTTATG AGTGTTCATACGACCAACCCTCCAACCGCCGTCGAAATCCCGCCCCGCAATATGTCGAGGCCCTTGAGAATCGGCTCCAAAAAGCCGAAGCGCTCCTTCGAGTCGTTCTTCCAAATGTCGATCTCGATGATCCGCAACTAGATGTGCATGCGACAGAACAAAAATTCACAGCCGCCCAAAAACCAAATCAAGCGACCGAAGATGCCAAACCCTCGAGTGTACAAGAGACGGCGCAAGAAGGAGCAGATGAGGGACTACTTGAAACCATGGTCGATAATTCGGGCTGCTTAGATCGGGATGACCAGGGCTATTGGGATTATCACGGGCACACCTCGGGCGTTCTCTTTGTTCGCCGATTGCGCAAACAGTTGGGCGCAGCAGATATCTCGAGCCCCATGGCACGGTCGCGCCCCTCGATAACCGCGCATATGCTAGATAGTCCAAAGTCTATGTCCGAGTCGCCTCAAGACACCACATTACCTCCTACACATGATCTGCCTCCACGAGAGGTTGCTCGCCGCTTGTGTCACAATGCCATCGACCATGCCTGCTCCTTGATGAAATTTGTACACATACCCTCCTTTTTCGCAAGTCTGGAGCGCATTTACGATACTCCCCCAGAACAATTCACAAACCAAGAGAACGCCTTCTTGCCGCTTTTATATATCGTCATTGCCGTTGGCTGCTTGTTCTCGGACAATGAATCCGGACAGGGTACCCTGGACTTGTCTGGCTACGAAGGCGCCATAGGCCAAGG GTTCCAATTCTTCAAGGCCGGTCGACAACTGCTGGAGATCACCGACTGCCGTGACTTGGTTTCTCTCCAGGCAATCTGTTTTATGGCTCTCTTCCTTCAATCCTCCGCTAAGCTGAGCACATGCTACTCATATGTGGGGATTGCACTTCGTTCGGCACTGCGATTAGGTCTCCATCGTTCTGTTGCGGCCGACTTTAACCCCCTTGAACGAGAGCTTCGAAAGCGCATCTTCTGGGTCATTCGCAAGATGGACATCTACGTGAGCACCCTGTTAGGTCTTCCCCAGATGCTGAGTGACGATGATATCGATCAAGAGTACCCTATGGAGGTTGATGGTGATTACATCACCACGGAAGGAATTACTCAACCTCCGTCTAATTATACCCCGCTGATGGCTGGATGCAATGCACACACTCGCCTTTCCAACATTATTCTGAAGGTGGTGAAATATATCTACCCAGTCAAACATGCTCGCTATCGCTCTAAGTCAGACCAGCGATACATGGTCAGCCACTCCAAAATTCGGGAGATCGAGCGAGATCTGCAAAACTGGATGGAGGAATTGCCTCCTGCTCTGCGACCAGGTACAGAAGTGTCACCACAGCTAGAACG TGTCCGGCAATTGCTGCGTATAAGCTATGCCCACGTGCAGATGGTGATGTACCGCCCATTCCTCCACTACGTCTCTGGTGGTTCTCAAGCGCGTGGTGTGGATAAGCGGTCGTATGCCTGTGCAGCTGCCTGCGTCAGCGTTTCCCGAAACATTGTTCACATCACGACCGGAATGCAAAAGAGAGGACTGCTCAATGGATCCTTCTGGTTCACCATGTACACGACCTATTTCGCCATCCtctccttgatcttcttcgtgCTCGAGAACCCGGATTCACCTACAGCCAAAGATGGCGTTCTGAAAGATGCCATGGAGGGCAAGAATACCCTAGCCGGATTGGCTAAGAAGAGTCTTGCTGCTGACCGGTGTTCTCAGAGCTTGAAC TGCCTTTTCAAGACGTTGCCGGAGATGTTGAAAAATCGCCAGAGTTCAAAGACTCCTGTCAATCTCAAGCGACCCGCGCCTTCCAACACCGCCGAGCCTGAGGCGAAGCCTTCCTTCGACAAAAAGCTGCCACTTCGATCAAGCACTTTCCCGGTGCAGATGATGTCTCAGACAGCTGTTTATGATGATCAGAATCGCCGACAGCGAAGTCTGGACAACATCCAACCTGTCGGCAATCGCTCTACTGACGTTAATCACCAGTCCACGTGGGTATCGAATACCCCCGAGCTGCTGACGGAGACCATGACCACCCCGGAGCATGTTTCCTCATCAAGCATGACGCCATCTATGCCCACTCAAGAGCCATCAAGTCTAGCGTGGGCTCAACAATTCACCAATCCGTCCAATCTCCCAGACCTCATGCCAATGATGTTCCCATCAGACGATCCATTCGCATACCCAACACAACCCATGTCCACCCTGGAAGACGATCACTTCCGGCACGACCGGACAGGCATGCCATCGCAGTATTCCTTCGATTCAGCACCAGCCATGGGGCCCGCCACACCAGGCGACCCCTCCAGCGCAGCGGTCTCCACTCCAACCTTTGACTTCACAAACAAGCCGAATTATCCCATCACAAATACCCCAACGATCAAGTCATCCGTACCTAGCCACCTCCGCCCCTCTCACTCCCGATCTTCATCCCGCGTCCACTCCCCAATCTCGCAGAGCCATACTCCATCAGACGTGATCAGCAGTCCAGACCTGGTCTCAATCCCGAACCTGAATTTCATCTGGCAGGGATACAATTTCCAGCTCAACAATCCAAGTGACATCGGAACCGAGTCCGCACCACAACACCCCGAACTGCACGGTCCAAATGGACTGCCTGATTTCGGCGTAGGCATGGATGGGAATTTGGGCATGAACATGGATCTGGGAATCTCATTTGATGATCTGTTTGGCAATAACGCCGCCTACCGACCGACCAACGGGGCCTCTGCTGAGGATTGGGCCCAGTGGATGAACGCTAATAGCGCATGA
- a CDS encoding Oxidoreductase, putative, which yields MASLPKLSTVFTWALYLIPLYLFILDPLVRGYFPGLLAPRGENDDLFDESSAPGPGINLTDDSFISPEDGVPFSCPSVEGYRVHILSREPLVVYIENFISETEANHILDMSVNKYTPSIVYDGQTERVDPTKRLSDRALLDRDDTIRCLEDRARAFQGWRPDLYIERMWAQRYNTSGHYRHHYDWAGSLARGGDRFSTFMVYLDANCEGGGTNFPRLRMPDGEGWCRFLECEPRDGVDRKGKREEMGITFKPIKGNAVFWENLRPDGTGYPETWHAAFPVTKGTKVGLNVWSWYQPKRRNRLGR from the exons ATGGCATCACTTCCAAAGCTTTCCACCGTTTTTACCTGGGCTCTCTACTTGATCCCACTGTATCTCTTCATCCTCGACCCGCTAGTGCGCGGATACTTCCCGGGCCTGCTAGCACCACGCGGGGAAAATGACGACCTTTTTGACGAGTCCAGCGCACCAGGACCAGGCATCAACCTCACCGATGACAGCTTCATCAGCCCCGAAGATGGCGTACCATTCAGCTGCCCCAGTGTAGAGGGATACCGCGTTCATATCCTCTCGCGCGAACCGCTGGTCGTATATATCGAGAATTTCATCTCCGAAACCGAAGCGAACCACATCCTGGACATGAG CGTGAATAAATACACCCCCTCAATCGTCTACGACGGCCAAACCGAACGAGTAGACCCAACGAAACGCCTCTCCGACCGCGCCCTTCTCGACCGCGACGACACAATCCGCTGTTTGGAAGACCGCGCCCGTGCCTTCCAGGGCTGGCGTCCGGACCTGTATATCGAGCGCATGTGGGCGCAGCGCTACAATACCTCCGGGCACTACCGCCACCACTATGACTGGGCCGGGTCGCTGGCACGGGGCGGAGACCGGTTCAGCACATTTATGGTATATCTTGATGCGAATTGTGAGGGTGGGGGGACGAATTTTCCACGATTGAGGATGCCGGATGGGGAGGGGTGGTGCCGGTTCCTGGAATGTGAGCCGCGGGATGGGGTAGATAGGAAGGGGAAGAGGGAGGAGATGGGGATCACATTCAAGCCTATTAAGGGTAATGCTGTGTTTTGGGAGAATCTTCGGCCGGATGGGACAGGATATCCGGAGACTTGGCACGCTGCGTTCCCTGTCACAAAGGGGACAAAGGTTGGCTTGAATGTTTGGAGTTGGTACCAGCCAAAGCGGAGGAACCGCTTGGGAAGGTAA
- a CDS encoding pH-response transcription factor pacC/RIM101 — MTENHTPSTTQATLPAPVAEPAPIQATPTPSASVTATAVAATAAVNNPSMNGAGELLPCQWVGCTEKSPTAESLYEHVCERHVGRKSTNNLNLTCQWGTCNTTTVKRDHITSHIRVHVPLKPHKCDFCGKAFKRPQDLKKHVKTHADDSEIRSPEPSMKHPDMMFPQNPKGYAAATHYFESPINGINGQYSHAPPPQYYQPHPQPQAATNPHSYGNVYYALSQGQEGGHPYDRKRGYDALNEFFGDLKRRQFDPNSYAAVGQRLLGLQALQLPFLSGPVPEYQQMPASVAVGGGGYSPGGSQPPGYHLPPMSNVRTKNDLINIDQFLEQMQNTIYESDENVAAAGVAQPGAHYVHGGMNYRATHSPPIQLPPSHMTATTSAPMGAASAHSPSVGTPALSPPSSAQSYTSNRSPISMHHAHRVSPPHESGPGMYPRLPSATVADSMSAGYPNTSGAAPPSTLSVAYDHDDRRRYTGGTLQRARPAERASPEDRMDISHDSKYDGERTPTKAALHISESLIDPALSGTSSDPDQEAAKRTAQAATEVAERDVNVAWVEKVRLLENLRRLVSELLEAGTAEYDAHTSSASPTPGLDAMEGVENTKERAASEQLREEPKSASEGVFYPTLRGVDEDEDGDSKMPE; from the exons ATGACGGAGAACCATACCCCTTCTACGACGCAGGCGACGTTGCCTGCGCCTGTTGCTGAACCAGCGCCGATCCAGGCAACTCCGACTCCTTCCGCCTCAGTCACAGCGACTGCTGTCGCCGCAACTGCGGCGGTGAACAACCCTTCCATGAATGGCGCCGGTGAGCTACTGCCTTGCCAGTGGGTTGGATGCACTGAGAAGTCTCCCACTGCCGAGTCTCTATAT GAGCATGTTTGTGAGCGTCACGTTGGGCGTAAAAGCACCAACAACCTCAACCTGACCTGCCAGTGGGGCACTTGCAACACCACAACAGTCAAGCGTGATCACATCACCTCCCACATTCGCGTTCATGTGCCACTTAAACCTCACAAATGTGACTTCTGCGGCAAGGCTTTCAAGCGCCCGCAGGATTTGAAGAAGCATGTCAAGACCCATGCGGACGACTCCGAGATTCGCTCCCCCGAACCGAGCATGAAGCATCCTGACATGATGTTCCCCCAAAACCCTAAGGGTTATGCTGCTGCAACACATTACTTCGAGAGCCCGATCAACGGGATCAATGGTCAATATTCACATGCGCCACCTCCTCAGTATTACCAACCGCACCCCCAACCTCAGGCAGCCACCAACCCGCACTCCTACGGCAATGTGTACTATGCCTTGAGCCAAGGACAAGAGGGAGGTCACCCTTATGACCGTAAGCGAGGATATGACGCGTTGAACGAGTTTTTTGGCGACTTGAAGCGCCGCCAGTTCGACCCCAATTCCTACGCCGCGGTCGGCCAGCGTCTGCTTGGTCTGCAGGCCCTTCAGCTTCCCTTCCTCAGTGGCCCTGTGCCTGAATATCAGCAAATGCCTGCGTCGGTTGCGGTCGGCGGCGGTGGGTACAGCCCTGGTGGCTCTCAACCTCCCGGTTATCACCTTCCCCCCATGTCAAATGTCCGAACTAAGAACGATCTGATCAACATCGATCAGTTCCTCGAGCAAATGCAGAATACTATCTACGAGAGCGATGAGAATGTGGCGGCTGCCGGCGTTGCCCAACCTGGCGCGCATTACGTGCATGGTGGCATGAACTATCGCGCCACCCACTCCCCACCAATCCAGCTTCCGCCAAGCCACATGACCGCAACCACCTCAGCCCCCATGGGGGCTGCTTCGGCCCATTCGCCATCGGTCGGTACCCCAGCTCTGAGCCCGCCTTCTAGCGCACAGTCATACACCTCCAACCGCTCTCCTATCTCCATGCACCACGCTCACCGCGTGTCCCCCCCTCACGAGAGCGGCCCGGGGATGTACCCTCGCTTGCCATCGGCCACTGTCGCCGACAGCATGTCTGCAGGCTATCCGAACACCTCAGGTGCCGCGCCACCCTCTACTCTGAGCGTTGCGTATGACCACGACGATCGTCGCCGCTACACGGGTGGTACTCTGCAACGCGCCCGGCCAGCCGAGCGTGCTTCCCCCGAGGACCGCATGGACATCTCCCATGATAGCAAGTATGACGGCGAACGCACTCCCACCAAGGCCGCCTTGCATATCTCGGAGAGTCTGATTGACCCCGCTCTGTCGGGGACCTCGTCGGATCCCGATCAGGAGGCAGCCAAGCGCACTGCGCAAGCAGCCACTGAAGTCGCCGAGCGGGATGTCAACGTTGCCTGGGTTGAAAAGGTCCGTCTGCTTGAGAACCTGCGCCGCTTGGTTTCTGAATTGCTTGAAGCCGGTACTGCTGAATATGATGCGCACACCTCGTCGGCTTCTCCAACTCCAGGACTTGATGCCATGGAAGGAGTCGAGAACACCAAAGAACGCGCTGCTTCTGAGCAGCTTAGGGAAGAGCCCAAGTCTGCAAGCGAGGGGGTCTTTTATCCCACATTACGTGGTGtggatgaagacgaggatgggGACTCGAAAATGCCTGAGTAA
- a CDS encoding Zinc finger, CCHC-type translates to MEGTTTASSLTEVTTSRNATAARWDHDSKECPHAHDCRKAKCAECVRHKKPDLSHFAFDRGCPIRGEELAKIQLNRRQGPQLHPERYSEPATPPSSEEDHPTPSETAQADARAAEARAAKAAKKKPLSRSRYRMKKRRVVESSEDSQEEIEEDLRALSSYGAQPVDSVNDVVVIDSPREAVTSESPALIGTQRRGRSESPDKLEDTTSQGAPPALSTRRQTRKALLERLSIL, encoded by the exons ATGGAAGGAACCACCACTGCCAGTTCTTTGACGGAAGTCACCACCTCCAGAAATGCTACCGCTGCCAGAT GGGATCATGATTCCAAGGAGTGCCCACATGCGCACGACTGCCGCAAGGCCAAGTGCGCTGAGTGTGTCAGGCACAAGAAACCCGATCTCAGTCACTTTGCCTTTGATCGGGGATGCCCTATTCGGGGCGAAGAGCTGGCAAAGATCCAGCTCAACAGACGCCAGGGCCCGCAGCTACACCCGGAACGATATAGCGAGCCCGCCACGCCGCCATCCAGCGAAGAAGATCACCCTACACCCTCCGAAACAGCTCAAGCGGATGCAAGAGCTGCTGAGGCTAGAGCTGCGAAGGCcgcgaagaagaagccatTAAGCCGCTCCCGCTACCGGATGAAAAAGCGGCGCGTTGTCGAGTCTAGCGAGGACAGTCAGGAAGAGATAGAAGAGGACCTTCGCGCCCTATCCAGCTATGGCGCCCAACCAGTCGACTCTGTAAACGATGTGGTAGTCATCGACTCGCCGAGAGAAGCTGTCACCTCTGAGAGCCCCGCGCTCATAGGTACACAGCGCCGAGGGCGCAGCGAGAGCCCTGACAAGCTCGAGGATACGACCAGCCAGGGTGCCCCACCCGCGCTATCTACACGCCGGCAAACACGGAAGGCCCTCCTTGAAAGACTCTCAATTTTATGA